CTCGGCCATCATTCTCTTGACCCTGCTGGATTACCGCCTCCAGACGCCTATGTATTTTTTCCTCCGAAATTTTGCATTTTTGGAGATATCTTTTACCTCTGTCTTTGTTCCCAAAATGCTAGTCAGTATTGGAACTGGAGACAAGACCATTTCCTTTGCTGGTTGCTTCACACAGTATTTTTTCGCAATCCTTCTGGGAGCAACCGAATTTTACCTCTTAGCAGCTATGTCCTATGACCGCTATGCTGCCATTTGCAGACCCCTGCACTACACAACGGTCATGAGTAGGAGACTTTGTTTTCAACTAGTCTTAAGTTCCTGGTTCTCTGGTTTTATAGTTGTTGTTGTGCCGCATGCAATGACTGTTCAGTTGCCTTTCTGTGCATCGAACATCATCAATCACTATTGCTGTGACTACACTATATTGCTGCATTTATCCTGTTCAGACACACACTTCATAGAAGTGATCCAGTTCCTCCTGGCTGCTGTGACCCTCATCTTCACCTTGCTGCTGGTGATTATCTCCTACACACACATCATCAGGACCATCTTGAGGATCCCCTCTgctcaacagagaaagaaagcattttctacaTGTTCTTCTCACATGATAGTGGTCTTACTTTCTTATGGAAGCtgtattttcatgtatataaatCCTTCTGTTAAAGATGCAGCAAATTTTAATAAGAGAGTGGCTGTTTTAAATACCTCTGTGGCTCCTCTGTTAAACCCATTCATCTACACTCTCAGAAACAAGCAAGTGAAAATAGCCTTCAAAGATATGCTAAGCAAGATTATAAAGTTCTCAAAAAAGTGAAACTATTTGAGGCTTAGTACTAAGGTAATAAAGGTTAAAACATTATAACTGTACCTATAAATGTATCTTTTCAGCACTCATTTattaaattaagccatttttcttttatcaagaTGTGTTCCCATATATCCTCTAACACtttattactattgtttttatttatattttacatacaatttttagttattatttacGAACATGGGTGCTTTATCTATACATATGTATAGGGAGCATgtaggtccttgtgctcacatgTAAGCACTAGGAAAATTAAGAATGTTAAATCACAGACTTGTCTATTTAAAGGAGAGCTGTATAACCTGTTTTCTGCCTAGAGGGCTGGGGGCAGATGAGGTTAATAGCCCAGTGACCTTTAAGCTTTCTGTGTGACCAGGCCACACAGACCCTTACCTTGAGCACATTTGTCTCAGTTGGTCTATAGCCCTACACTCCCACAGTTCTTTATCGTGAGCTTCTTTATCTTGAGCCTATTCCTCAGGTGATCTATAGAATCTATAGAGAGATACCacttgtactttacaaagagtttaaaagtagtcatgtcttaagctttgttgtgcaCACAGGATTGAGTTAAGTATCatgaggaaacttttttccaagtTGCACTTTGCTTAAATATGACTAAATAAATTACTTGAGGTCAGACCCCCAAAGATCGATCTAACACTGGCTGCTGAGTCATGTTGAACCAACTGCCTCTAGTTTGTCTAACTAGAATATATGACTTCCAGCAACTTTTTCAGTTGTTGTTCCTGACCATTGTTTTTATTCATAACTAAGGAATTGTGAAACGAATTGATAGTAATGTTTAACTCATGATGTTAGTGTTTTATAAGTGAGGATTCTATCACAAGTAAAAGCTGTCATTTTTGAATGCCTTTTCCCCTATAAGAGAATTTAATAAATGGTGGGACAGGTTTATAACAGGGATGCTAGATATTTTAATAGTTCATAAATATTTCTACCCCAATCCTTTAAATAGAAGCATGAGAAACATAAGCCATagagatgtttaaaaaataacttttattaaagCCTATAAACATTGAATATCAAATTTGTACCcttaaattctttcctttcccaATGAAAAATTCAAGATTCAGTAGAGACATTAAAGCAGTATTAGTGCaaattatagaagagaaagttggttTAAAATTCCTATTTCATAGTTCTGCTTTAATTATATAAGAATAACCTAAGTACCTGGTGGATAACTGATAGTGAAAgagtttgttattttttatttaaactacaATTGAGCCATCAGTTTACTCActgtttctttgttattttaaatactatCATCAATACACTAAAAAAATCATAGAATtggatatataattttaaaacagattaAAGAATTACATACAGTTAGGTATTTAAATCACATGATTTTTTGAACTACATAATTGTATAAGAACTCATAAACGcacattaaatttatttatttattcattattgaaAATTCCATGTATTGCATATAGAGTGTTTTGATCAAATCAACTTTCTGTTTATCTCCCGCAAACTCTTCTCATATAATCTCGACCAGTTTTCACtttttcctcccaacttcatgtactaTCTTTTAAACCCACTCAGTCTGCTTTGTGCTGACAGTATGTGCCTAAGTGCCAGGCCATCCAATAGAGCATACACACCCACTCAGGAGTCAAAGCACTGAAGGAAAATGACActaaatgcacattttaaaagccaatcaGAGTATCATTTTCTGTGCACACTGTGCCTATGGATGGAGATATCACACTGAAACCCCTCCATATGTATAAttaacaaaagtaataaaaagtaaaatatattgaGGTCAGACTTTTATCTTGAGGAAAACTACTAGTCAATAATGTTTTTAGAGAAGATGAATCAGCACATCATTCTATCAAACAGAAATCTACAAGTAAATAGTGTTTGAAAGTCTATACATGTTATGTTTCAATTTAATAATTAAGACAAAATAGTAAATATCTGTTCAATGCTAAGTATTTTGACATTGATTCTTTAGAAAGATCAGCAATGTGTATGGAATGCATAATATTATCCACAAGATCAAGTAAACAGTATGTTACATCAAGATagttttaacttaaatttaatatttctctATGATTCTGAATTTTCCTCAAAttcattttgataatattttgaaaactctgctttttaaaatggtttctcATTTCTCTGATGTATTGACTATTAAAGAAGGAAAGGCCAAGCATAAATgaatttaattacttttctcaacAATAGTTAATTATATAAGACTCAGGAAAACTGCAAATATTAGTatctaaaatgaaaaagattaTATGTTATTGATTAATATTATTTCTACTATTTATTCCTTCAATATGCCAATTTGACCTATTCAGAAAACTAATAAATCCTGAAGGGAAACAGTGAACTCTTATAAACCTACAAATTGTCTCAATTGAAGGTATTGTTTTAGATTTGATGTTGttgggaaaaataaatacaatcctTGGAATTTGCATATGAAAGGTATTATATTTGTCTTTAAACATCATCAAATGCAGCTAGATTTCAGCCAAAAAGGTCAGCATAGCAGTGCGTACTGCCCTACTCTACTAAAATGGATACCAACTTTAGTCCTACACCATAATCTATTTTTAGGTAAATCAACTGAAACAATGTACTGTTAAATTTGTGTAATGACAGCCAGTATAAATAAGGTAACCTAAGATCTGGAAGTGGCAAAATACCTGGGAACATTTGTAATAAACTTGTTACCCAAAGGTTACAAAATAACTTTCATAAAAATTATGGGATCTTCTAGAGAAAGACGTTGGAATACTACTTTGAAAGTTAAATCTAGGTTATTACATGTGGTCTCTACTATTACTAAGAAACATGGAATTTTTTAGTGTGCTTTGTAGTATTTGAAGTTGCATGTATCTCATGGTTATTTGATACAT
This is a stretch of genomic DNA from Peromyscus leucopus breed LL Stock chromosome 18, UCI_PerLeu_2.1, whole genome shotgun sequence. It encodes these proteins:
- the LOC114683539 gene encoding olfactory receptor 6C4-like encodes the protein MVNHTSVTEFVLLGLTNDVNLQAVLFLFLLLTYALSATGNSAIILLTLLDYRLQTPMYFFLRNFAFLEISFTSVFVPKMLVSIGTGDKTISFAGCFTQYFFAILLGATEFYLLAAMSYDRYAAICRPLHYTTVMSRRLCFQLVLSSWFSGFIVVVVPHAMTVQLPFCASNIINHYCCDYTILLHLSCSDTHFIEVIQFLLAAVTLIFTLLLVIISYTHIIRTILRIPSAQQRKKAFSTCSSHMIVVLLSYGSCIFMYINPSVKDAANFNKRVAVLNTSVAPLLNPFIYTLRNKQVKIAFKDMLSKIIKFSKK